In Lates calcarifer isolate ASB-BC8 linkage group LG4, TLL_Latcal_v3, whole genome shotgun sequence, a genomic segment contains:
- the and2 gene encoding actinodin2, whose protein sequence is MARVGRPSLSLIHTGLLLAIVLLPEFLGAVPVEQHKEEEVTAVSGDVKAEAMANLKKLVRNRRNIPVFAVPQFKRLPDFWGWYKYFMDSHNQEGIEDLDRLYMAYLQNKHRSEEGPTFNHYLKHLSEIYKTCADSDDPDCIAESTSKPKAATVMPAHIKSAAVRFCNPYIDPYCLFPLLPNIAAPEPEPAPAKVPAPILTPLLPMPLKSPTGFYYYAPVLEPFLSAEQKAELLRICNAEDVECLQYHLRAAYGYRPAPGPAPSYAALKCDPKDPYCRPLLVQKAPTGFYHLVYPGCDPAVDPLCVVNVAAPAPLAAEEAPKEQQCNPLFDAGCNPLTATKLSGLTKPVLEYAPKDEPAPPAAPLSCDPRYDPFCILAAAAALRKPPPPIPEHQVRYKLGVRGKTKEGYDCYVHYDKDCTPVKPGPNAKADIEAPAKPVCHPYDPNCGKSAPPSGVEPPKDGIILPDPNCDPEYDFNCRLRRAEPAPAAAEEKAADEPAKEAPALRFEDFLKGVMRQYK, encoded by the exons atggcACGTGTTGGACGACCATCGCTTTCCCTGATCCACACAGGACTCCTGTTAGCGATTGTTTTATTACCAG agtTTTTGGGGGCGGTTCCAGTGGAGCAgcacaaggaggaggaag tgactgcagtgtctgGTGATGTGAAAGCCGAGGCCATGGCCAACCTAAAGAAACTCGTTCGTAACAGGAGGAATATCCCCGTCTTTGCTGTGCCCCAGTTCAAACGCCTGCCGGACTTCTGGGGATGGTACAAGTACTTCATGGACAGCCACAACCAGGAGGGA ATTGAGGATCTGGATCGTCTGTACATGGCCTACCTTCAGAACAAGCACCGGTCAGAGGAAGGACCCACCTTTAACCACTACCTCAAGCACCTCAGTGAGATCTACAAGACCTGTGCCGATTCTGATGATCCAGATTGCATTGCGGAGTCCACCAGCAAGCCAAAGGCTGCAACAGTGATGCCCGCCCACATCAAGTCTGCTGCCGTCAGGTTTTGCAACCCCTACATCGACCCCTACTgcctcttccccctcctccccaaTATTGCGGCTCCAGAGCCTGAGCCAGCTCCAGCCAAGGTGCCTGCTCCCATCCTCACCCCCTTGTTGCCCATGCCCCTGAAGAGCCCCACTGGCTTCTACTACTACGCCCCAGTCCTGGAGCCCTTCCTGAGCGCCGAGCAGAAGGCTGAGCTGCTGAGGATCTGCAACGCTGAAGATGTGGAGTGTCTGCAGTACCACCTGAGGGCAGCTTACGGCTACCGCCCTGCTCCTGGCCCGGCCCCGTCCTACGCTGCCCTCAAATGTGACCCCAAGGACCCCTACTGCAGGCCTCTCCTGGTCCAGAAGGCCCCCACCGGCTTCTACCACCTGGTCTACCCTGGCTGCGACCCAGCTGTTGATCCTCTGTGTGTTGTCAACGTTGCCGCTCCCGCTCCCCTCGCAGCTGAGGAGGCTCCTAAAGAGCAACAGTGCAACCCTCTGTTTGACGCCGGCTGCAACCCCCTGACTGCCACCAAGCTGTCCGGCCTCACCAAGCCTGTCCTGGAGTACGCCCCCAAGGATGAGCCTGCACCTCCTGCTGCCCCTCTGTCCTGCGACCCTCGCTATGATCCATTCTGCATACTGGCAGCCGCCGCTGCCCTGCGCAAGCCTCCCCCGCCGATCCCCGAGCACCAG GTCCGCTACAAGCTTGGCGTCCGCGGCAAGACCAAGGAGGGCTACGACTGCTATGTGCACTATGACAAAGACTGCACCCCGGTGAAGCCTGGCCCCAATGCCAAGGCTGACATCGAGGCTCCAGCCAAGCCCGTCTGCCATCCATATGACCCCAACTGTGGCAAATCTGCTCCACCATCGGGCGTTGAGCCCCCGAAGGATGGCATAATCCTGCCCGACCCCAACTGCGACCCAGAGTACGACTTCAACTGCCGCCTGCGTCGTGCTGAGCCCGCCCCCgctgctgctgaggagaaaGCTGCCGATGAGCCCGCCAAGGAGGCCCCTGCCCTACGCTTTGAAGACTTCCTCAAGGGCGTCATGAGACAGTACAAGTAG